CCCTGACGCATTGCTCAGGGCAATATTTTTTTAAATCGGGGGTCAGAATGTATGCATTAACCCAGGGCCGGATCTTTACCGGTCACGAATTTCTTGATGACCACGCGGTTGTTATCGCTGATGGCCTGATTAAAAGCGTCTGTCCGGTAGCGGAACTGCCGCCAGAGATCGAACAACGTTCACTGAACGGGGCCATTCTCTCCCCCGGTTTTATCGATGTGCAGTTAAACGGCTGCGGCGGCGTGCAGTTTAACGATACTGCTGAAGCGGTCAGCGTAGAAACGCTGGAAATCATGCAGAAAGCCAATGAGAAATCAGGCTGTACTAACTATTTGCCGACGCTTATCACCACCAGCGACGAGCTGATGAAACAGGGCGTGCGCGTAATGCGCGAGTACCTGGCAAAACATTCGAATCAGGCGTTAGGTCTGCATCTGGAAGGTCCGTGGCTAAACCTAGTGAAAAAAGGCACCCATAATCCGAATTTTGTGCGTAAGCCCGATGCCGCGCTGGTCGATTTCCTGTGTGAGAACGCCGACGTCATTACCAAAGTGACGCTGGCACCGGAAATGGTTCCAGCAGAAGTGGTCAGCAAATTGGCAAATGCAGGGATTGTAGTGTCTGCTGGTCACTCAAACGCGACGTTAAAAGAAGCGAAAGCTGGTTTCCGCGCGGGGATTACCTTTGCCACCCATCTCTATAACGCGATGCCTTATATCACCGGTCGTGAACCGGGTCTGGCGGGTGCGATCCTCGACGAAGCTGACATTTATTGCGGTATTATCGCTGATGGCCTGCATGTTGATTACACCAACATTCGCAACGCTAAACGTCTGAAAGGCGACAAACTGTGTCTGGTTACCGACGCCACCGCGCCAGCCGGTGCCAACATTGAACAGTTCATTTTTGCGGGTAAAACAATATACTACCGTAACGGACTTTGTGTGGATGAGAATGGTACGTTAAGCGGTTCATCCTTAACCATGATTGAAGGCGTGCGTAATCTGGTCGAACATTGCGGTATCGCACTGGATGAAGTGCTGCGTATGGCGACGCTCTATCCGGCGCGTGCGATTGGCGTTGAAAAACGTCTCGGCACGCTCGCCGCTGGTAAAGTAGCCAACCTGACTGCATTCACACCTGATTTTAAAATCACCAAGACCATCGTTAACGGTAACGAGGTCGTAACTCAATAAGAGAAAGTATGACACCAGGCGGACAAGCTCAGATAGGTAATGTTGATCTCGTAAAACAGCTTAACAGCGCGGCGGTTTATCGCCTGATTGACCAGTACGGGCCAATCTCGCGGATTCAGATTGCCGAGCAAAGCCAGCTTGCCCCCGCCAGCGTAACAAAAATTACGCGTCAGCTTATCGAACGCGGGCTGATCAAAGAAGTTGATCAGCAGGCCTCCACCGGGGGCCGCCGCGCTATCTCCATTGTCACCGAAACCCGCAATTTCCACGCAATCGGCGTACGGCTTGGTCGTCATGACGCCACCATCACATTGTTTGATCTCAGTAGCAAAGTGCTGGCAGAGGAACATTACCCGTTGCCTGAACGCACTCAGCAAACGCTGGAACATGCCCTGCTGAATGCCATTGCTCAGTTTATTGATAGCTACCAGCGCAAACTGCGCGAGCTGATCGCCATTTCCGTGATCCTGCCAGGGCTTGTTGACCCGGACAGTGGCAAAATTCATTACATGCCGCATATTCAGGTAGAAAACTGGGGACTGGTAGAAGCACTGGAAGAACGTTTTAAAGTGACCTGTTTTGTCGGCCACGATATCCGCAGTCTGGCACTGGCAGAGCACTACTTCGGTGCAAGTCAGGATTGCGAAGATTCCATTCTGGTGCGTGTCCATCGCGGGACCGGGGCCGGGATTATCTCTAATGGGCGCATTTTTATTGGCCGCAACGGCAACGTCGGTGAAATTGGTCATATTCAGGTCGAACCGTTGGGTGAACGCTGCCACTGCGGCAACTTCGGTTGTCTGGAAACTATCGCTGCCAACGCCGCCATTGAACAGCGGGTGTTGAATCTGT
The nucleotide sequence above comes from Escherichia coli. Encoded proteins:
- the nagA gene encoding N-acetylglucosamine-6-phosphate deacetylase — its product is MYALTQGRIFTGHEFLDDHAVVIADGLIKSVCPVAELPPEIEQRSLNGAILSPGFIDVQLNGCGGVQFNDTAEAVSVETLEIMQKANEKSGCTNYLPTLITTSDELMKQGVRVMREYLAKHSNQALGLHLEGPWLNLVKKGTHNPNFVRKPDAALVDFLCENADVITKVTLAPEMVPAEVVSKLANAGIVVSAGHSNATLKEAKAGFRAGITFATHLYNAMPYITGREPGLAGAILDEADIYCGIIADGLHVDYTNIRNAKRLKGDKLCLVTDATAPAGANIEQFIFAGKTIYYRNGLCVDENGTLSGSSLTMIEGVRNLVEHCGIALDEVLRMATLYPARAIGVEKRLGTLAAGKVANLTAFTPDFKITKTIVNGNEVVTQ
- the nagC gene encoding DNA-binding transcriptional regulator NagC; protein product: MTPGGQAQIGNVDLVKQLNSAAVYRLIDQYGPISRIQIAEQSQLAPASVTKITRQLIERGLIKEVDQQASTGGRRAISIVTETRNFHAIGVRLGRHDATITLFDLSSKVLAEEHYPLPERTQQTLEHALLNAIAQFIDSYQRKLRELIAISVILPGLVDPDSGKIHYMPHIQVENWGLVEALEERFKVTCFVGHDIRSLALAEHYFGASQDCEDSILVRVHRGTGAGIISNGRIFIGRNGNVGEIGHIQVEPLGERCHCGNFGCLETIAANAAIEQRVLNLLKQGYQSRVPLDDCTIKTICKAANKGDGLASEVIEYVGRHLGKTIAIAINLFNPQKIVIAGEITEADKVLLPAIESCINTQALKAFRTNLPVVRSELDHRSAIGAFALVKRAMLNGILLQHLLEN